The Suricata suricatta isolate VVHF042 chromosome 13, meerkat_22Aug2017_6uvM2_HiC, whole genome shotgun sequence nucleotide sequence GGAGTGGGCTTGTGCCTACTTTcccaacccccttcccttccGCACCACCCGCCCCTGCACAGGACTTCTTCCCATCAACCttccctccaccacctccccctgctcccccagctcctcccatCCTGCCCTAGCCCCGAGGCCCGAGCCTCCCTCGATGGTCAGCCCCACTCCCGGGCTcgcctcctctgggctccctgtCTGCACTGGTCTCCCCGACTCACCCCTGCAGCAGCCACCTCAGAGACCTGCCCACGTGGCCTCCAGGCTCCACGCACCCGCCCGCCCCCTGCTGCCAGCCTGCCCTGCAAGAGCTGTGACCCGCGGTGTGGACGGAGACCCGCCGTGTGGACGGAGACCCGCCGTGTGGACTGTGACTGGCTGTGTGGACTGCCACCCACCGTGTGGACTGTCCGTGGCCTCCCGGATTCATACGGCGAATCCACAGTGTGACAGCGTGCGGGCCTGCGCCGAAGTGGCTGGGTCCTCCTGACGGGTTGAGTGCCCTCATAAAGCCCTCCCCCTGACACCAGACAGGGACACGGCCAGATGGCAGCTGCTGCGGACCCCTGGACTCGGGTTGGGGCGCTGCTTTGAGCATCAGTGTCCGCGGAGGCGCCCTGTCACAGGGCCCGAGCCGCGGCTGAGGCCTCCCCTTCGAGCCCGCGGCCCCCGcggcccccacctcccctgcacccccagaCGCCACTCACTGAAGAACAGCAGGGTCCTGGAGGCCCGGCCGGCCCGGCCCAGCCGCAGGGAGACCACGCCGTAGCTGTAGTCAGTGGACAGCACATGGAAGCCCTGCACCCCCCTCACTGGAccggaagagagacacagaggggcgTGGGGAGGGGTCACGGGCCCCCTGACCACCCTGCGTGCCGGGcgtccttcccccctcccacgtTCCCTGGGACAGAGGGACGGCTGGGGACTGGCCAGCAGGGGCCCTGTCCTGTCTCGGTAGGAAGGGGGGAGCCCTCTccgcaggccccaggctcacACACGCACATGGGTTCCTGAACGTCGCCTTCTTCCCGTCTTTCCGCAGAATCAGCATGTGTGACTGGCACCCCTGTGACCTAGGGGGACAAGGCAGGAATTCGCTAGGATTTTCCAGTTCAAACTGGGGCCGGTCCCACCGTTTAAGGGGAACTCTTGAAACACCCAGGGCCCACTGAGTGGCCGGTGCTCGTGGGGGCCTCTCCCAAAATCAGGCTTTTGAATTTTAGGGGCAGGAAGTGATGAGTTTCGGGGCTGCAGGCTCTCCCGGTGATCCGGgtctgtccccccgcccccgcccccggacAGGAAGATGGCCAGGGCTCCGCGAAGGTCGGGCTGGGGCGCCCACCCCTGCTCCGCTCACCGGCTGAAGGCCAGGACCACCTCCAGCTGGCCTGCTTTGCGAATCTTCACCATGGACGCCCCCAGCTTCCTCCCGTGTCTGCCGGGCAGGAAGCCCTGGCCATCGGAGGCGACAGCCAGAATGTACCAGAACCCTGAAAACTGTGCAGAGCTGCGGGGAAGGTGCTcttccccaggctcccagccaggCCCCCAGGAACCCACCGGACAGTGACGCCTCCCAGACCCCAGTCCCCGTCCAGCGCCGACAGGCCTGCATGGACACTGCTTACGGGCCTGGCCAGCCATCCGGGCTGTGGCGGCAAGACACTGTGTGCTGTAACTTCCTTCCCGTGCAGGGCATCCGGGGGCCCATCCCTGTGACCTCTTGCCACAAACCCACAGTCCAGACACGACCACAGCCCTCAGTCTGTGCCCACAGCCACCCCCGCTGGCGCCTTCCACCTGCCAGCGATCTCACTGTTCCAGAGCATGCCCTGCTCACCGCGCCTCTGCCCACCTAGCATCCCTGGGCCTGCCTGCCTGGGGCCCTGTGCCTTACCCCCACCCCACGCCCGTCGGCTGCTCTGGGAGGTCAGGTGGGCAGTCCCACGCGGCTGGCAGAGGCCTGGGCCGGAGACTCCTGCCGGCCTCGGGCACCGGCCAGCGCCCCAGGACGGCCCTGTGAAGATTCTCCGGGAGCCATCTTCCAGCTGCCCACACTCGGACCACCCCTGGCCCCCACGgcccgggtgcctgggtggggacAGCAGGCCCGCGGCCTTACCTTGTTCCAGTTGAGGCTGTAGGCCTCCCTGGGCAGCTGGTCCTGTGGCCGGGACCCTGTGGCCAGCAGCAGTGCCAGGACCAGCACGGACGCCAGCCTCCTTGGCCCCATTTTCAGCTGCCTTCCTGGGCCACCAGGCACGGAGTTTAaatctccccacccacctgacCCTGCAGTGGCCGTCCAGCCAACCGGAGCCATGAGCCAGCCCTGGGTGGGACCATGGGGAGACggcgtggcggggggggggggggggggggggggggggggggggggggggggggggggggggggggggggggggggggggggggggcgtgggcgGCGGTTTGGGCCACAGAGGGCCGGCCCAGGAAGCTCAGCCTGGGGGTGCTACCTGCCTAGGGGGCCCCTGAAGATGGAGCCATCACATTCCCAAGGTCACTCCCCCGGGGCTCAGGTTGCCACGTGTCCCCTGCAGCTGCCTCGCCTCTCCTGGGCCTCCCACACGAGCCCCCAGCCCCGGAAGAGAGATGACAGCCGCTGTGAGTGGCTTCACAGGGGACCCTGGTGTGAGAAGCAGGACCTGACAGCAGGGCTGCCCCTCTGTCCTGAGCGGGTGCTGACAGCGGGGCAGCCGGTgggtgtgcgcatgtgtgtgcagcCCCCTCGCCATGAGGGATGGGCAGCCCCCGCCCAGCTTCTGCCAGCACCTCAGGCAGGGCCCCCGCCAGGCCATGGGAGGACCCCCAGACTCAGGCCTCTGCAATCCTGGGCCCCAGAGCCCTGTCCCGCACCCCAGTGGGCACCCGTGCCCGCCTCGTTAGCACAGCCCTCCCCCGTCCCCCGTCCAGACGCCGCAGGGCCTGCTCTAACTCAGGCAGACAACCCTCCTGCCGGCCCCGGGGCTGTGCTGACCCCTCCCTGAGGCGCCGCTGCCTGCAGCCCAGCTCCTGCCCCGGAGCCAGGACTCTGGTGCACGGGCCCCCACCCAGAGGGACTCTGCCGAGGGACACAATGGcagaccagcccctcccccccaggtggctctgtgctgtgtggttCGGCCCTCAGTGGGCCCACCCCACCCATCCTCTCCTGGCACGGCCTGAGCCCCCCGCGGgcagccccccatcgggctctcagcccgccctcagcacagagccccgcccAGCTCACGAGTGAGAGACATCTGTAGCAGTTTGTGGGATCGCTTTATTTGGAAATGCAGGGACAGTCCCCGGGAGTGCACGCCCGGCACCCGGCACCCAGCACCCAGGTGGCAGAGCAGGTGGCCAGGGCCTGGCTGGCCTTGCCTAGGCACGGTGGGCGCTGTCCCCACCGGAGGCCGAAGCATTCACTGAAAACCAAGAAGAGCGCGGGAATCCAGGTTCACCCCGTGGGGCACCTGCCCCACCCGGGACCCCGGCCCGTCATGGCTGCAGAGCGTGGGGGTGACGGGCGGGAAGCCAGCTTACCTGGAAGACCTTGTGTGCACAGGTGACTGGAGGGACAAGAGCTGCGGTGAGGACGGCGgcctcccctgcccagcctcaCCCGAGACAGGGGCCCCCCTGCGGGCCTGACCTTGGGCGGAGAGCAGGTGGCCCCTGAAGAACCAGCCCCCCCAGTCCTGCCTGACTCACTGAGGCCGGGAGGGTCCCCGAGGCCAGCAGAGGCGAGCCAGGGCCCTTGGGCACGGGGACACTCACGGTCCTGCTGCAGCGTGGCCTGCTGCTGGGACAGGAAGCCCAGGCCCTTGCTCCACCTGGTGAAGAGGCGCGCGGCCTCCGGGCTGGCCCGCTGCGTCCGGCCTGCGGGGCAGGAGGGACCTCACGCCCGTGCCCCACGCCCCAGCCGCCCctcctgtggggggaggggggacgtgCAGGGATGGGGCTCCGGGCAGTAAGAGCCACCCGCAGCTGGGGCCAGCAGGGAGTCCGTGGGTGCCCCGCGGTCTCCGCACTTACTGTACAACTCCACGGTGCTGAAGGCCTCATCCTTGAACTCCAGCTGGGTGAAGACGATGGCGTAGTCCCTGAAGTCGGTGCCCAGCACCCGGTAGTCCAGCAcgcccagggctggggacacGGGAGGCCCGGCAGCAAGCTCagggccccccagccccgcccccggccccccgcGGTGGACTGCCGGCTGGCGGGTGCCTGTCCCAGCTCCTCCCGGGTCCCCCTGCACGCCACAGAGGGAGGCTCGGGGGTGACTCGCCTGCTCCCTTCCCGCAGGGCTGGCCAGGGGACGGGGGTGCGGGCCCAGGCTGCGGGTGAAGCGACCCCTCCCCGCACCGCCCGGCACCCCTACGCCCCCCTGAGACCTGGGGGCTGTCGCCGTACCTGGGTTCTCAAACACCCATCCCGAGTTCCGTCGCAGCAGCTCCACCGCGGTCACGTCACACGTCTCCAGCCTGGAAAAGAGACTGTCCGTCCCCAGCTCCGAGTCCAGCCTCGGGACCAGAGGAGGTGAGGGCCCTCCGCCGGGAGCCGCCGCTGCCAGCGAGCCACAGGGGGTCCTGGCTTCCTCCCACGCCCCTGTTCCCCGGAGAGCTGGTTCCCCGGCGCGCCCGGCGGGACCAAGCGGGCGCAGCGGGCAGTCAGCCTCCCCGCCGCCCAGGGTGCAGNNNNNNNNNNNNNNNNNNNNNNNNNNNNNNNNNNNNNNNNNNNNNNNNNNNNNNNNNNNNNNNNNNNNNNNNNNNNNNNNNNNNNNNNNNNNNNNNNNNNACTGCAGGGGGGAGGAGGTCTGGGCTGGGGTCCTGGCTGCGGCTTCTCTGGGAAGCCCTGGGGTGTGTCGTGTGTCTGCAGAGGCACCTGGAG carries:
- the LOC115276894 gene encoding epididymal-specific lipocalin-10-like; protein product: MLRGHQESGAWEEARTPCGSLAAAAPGGGPSPPLVPRLDSELGTDSLFSRLETCDVTAVELLRRNSGWVFENPALGVLDYRVLGTDFRDYAIVFTQLEFKDEAFSTVELYSRTQRASPEAARLFTRWSKGLGFLSQQQATLQQDRRQLKMGPRRLASVLVLALLLATGSRPQDQLPREAYSLNWNKFSGFWYILAVASDGQGFLPGRHGRKLGASMVKIRKAGQLEVVLAFSRSQGCQSHMLILRKDGKKATFRNPLRGVQGFHVLSTDYSYGVVSLRLGRAGRASRTLLFFSRQSVSSFPSVKKFIDICEILELTDGVTFLPKDASCAHTILP